A single Ancylothrix sp. D3o DNA region contains:
- a CDS encoding DUF6883 domain-containing protein produces MLPAPDGRSPPVRSVWFIDTGAENPRLVTAYPLKTKKHD; encoded by the coding sequence ATACTACCGGCACCCGATGGCAGATCGCCGCCTGTTCGTTCAGTTTGGTTTATAGACACCGGCGCAGAAAATCCCCGACTTGTTACCGCCTATCCACTCAAAACAAAAAAACATGATTGA
- a CDS encoding NifU family protein has translation MTLNRENVETVLDELRPYLMSDGGNVELVELDGPIVKLRLQGACGTCPSSTMTLRMGIERRLREMIPEITDVEQVL, from the coding sequence CTGACACTCAACCGTGAAAACGTCGAAACAGTCTTAGATGAATTGCGGCCCTATTTAATGTCAGATGGTGGAAACGTCGAACTCGTCGAACTTGATGGGCCGATAGTCAAGTTGCGCTTACAAGGTGCTTGCGGTACTTGTCCAAGTTCCACAATGACACTACGGATGGGAATTGAGCGCCGGCTACGAGAAATGATTCCCGAAATTACAGACGTCGAACAAGTCCTTTAA
- a CDS encoding glycoside hydrolase: MPHPLYVAFIWHQHQPLYKNRATGQYRLPWVRLHGTKDYLDLILILERYPKLHQTVNLVPSLILQLEDYIEGNAFDPYLNAALTPEENLTNEQKYFIIEHFFDANHHTLIDPHPRYSQLYHQRQDKGYGWCFQNWTLQDYSDLLAWHNLAWIDPIFWDDPEIDTWLKQGKNFTLADRQRIYSKQREILSRIVPQHKKMQDSGQLEVTTTPYTHPILPLLADTNCGRVAIPNMTLPKNRFQWQEDIPRHLQKSWDMYQERFGRTPRGLWPSEQAVSPAILPYIAQQGFKWICSDEAILGWTKKTFFHRDGVGNVCEPEMLYQPYRLETPQGDLAIVFRDHRLSDLIGFTYGSMEPKKAANDLVGHLEAISRSLKYRNGGGALEKPWLVTIALDGENCWEFYQKDGLPFLENLYRKLSDSQDIKLVTVSEFLDQFPPTETLPADKLHSGSWVDGSLTTWIGDPAKNKAWDLLTKAREVLAKHPEATPENNPEAWEALYAAEGSDWFWWFGEGHSSNQDAMFDQLFREHLAGIYQALNEPIPEDVRKPVEVHEKHKEHRPQSFIHPTIDGVGDEQDWDKAGRLEVGGARGTMHRSSAIQRIWYGVDHLNFYLRMDFKSGIQFGKDCPPEVNLLWYYPEKPLCNSPAPLASLPHEAPVNYYFHHHLGINLLTHSVWLQEACENQRWNPRPSRAQVAVDKCLELALPWADLPTHPDWGLRMVVMLSEGGLFKDYLPENTLISFEMP, from the coding sequence ATGCCCCATCCCCTCTACGTTGCATTTATTTGGCACCAACATCAACCCCTCTACAAAAATCGCGCCACCGGCCAGTATCGGCTGCCTTGGGTGCGCTTGCACGGTACCAAAGATTACCTTGATTTGATATTAATCCTCGAACGGTATCCGAAACTACATCAAACCGTTAACTTAGTTCCCTCGTTAATTTTGCAGTTAGAAGATTATATCGAAGGTAATGCCTTTGATCCCTATCTCAACGCTGCCTTAACCCCCGAAGAAAACCTAACAAACGAACAAAAATATTTTATCATTGAGCATTTTTTTGATGCCAATCATCACACCTTAATTGACCCGCACCCCCGCTATTCCCAACTGTATCACCAACGACAAGATAAAGGCTATGGTTGGTGTTTTCAAAATTGGACATTACAAGACTATAGCGATTTATTAGCATGGCATAATTTAGCATGGATAGACCCGATTTTTTGGGACGATCCAGAAATTGATACTTGGTTAAAACAAGGAAAAAACTTTACTCTCGCAGACCGGCAACGCATATATTCAAAACAGCGAGAAATTCTCAGCCGCATTGTGCCGCAACACAAAAAAATGCAAGACAGCGGCCAATTAGAAGTCACCACAACCCCTTACACCCACCCGATTTTACCCTTACTTGCTGATACAAATTGCGGACGAGTAGCAATTCCCAATATGACCTTGCCAAAAAATCGCTTTCAATGGCAAGAAGATATCCCCCGCCACTTGCAAAAATCCTGGGATATGTATCAAGAACGCTTTGGGAGAACACCCAGAGGTTTATGGCCTTCTGAGCAAGCCGTCAGTCCGGCAATTTTACCTTATATTGCACAACAAGGCTTTAAATGGATATGTTCAGATGAGGCAATTTTAGGCTGGACAAAGAAAACATTTTTTCACAGAGATGGGGTGGGGAATGTTTGCGAACCAGAGATGCTTTACCAACCTTATCGCCTAGAAACTCCCCAGGGAGATTTAGCAATTGTTTTCCGCGATCACCGGCTTTCTGATTTAATTGGCTTTACTTATGGCTCAATGGAACCGAAAAAAGCCGCCAATGATTTAGTCGGTCATTTAGAAGCAATTTCCCGCAGTTTAAAATACCGCAACGGCGGCGGCGCTTTAGAAAAACCCTGGTTAGTTACGATAGCTTTGGATGGCGAAAATTGCTGGGAATTTTATCAAAAAGATGGTTTACCTTTTCTGGAAAATCTTTATCGAAAATTGAGTGATTCCCAGGATATTAAATTAGTAACTGTTTCGGAATTTTTAGATCAATTCCCGCCCACCGAAACACTGCCGGCAGATAAATTGCATAGTGGTTCCTGGGTAGATGGCAGTTTGACGACATGGATAGGCGATCCGGCGAAAAATAAAGCCTGGGATTTGTTGACAAAAGCACGGGAAGTGCTGGCAAAGCACCCCGAAGCCACCCCAGAAAATAACCCGGAAGCGTGGGAAGCACTTTATGCAGCCGAGGGTTCTGATTGGTTCTGGTGGTTTGGGGAGGGTCATTCTTCAAATCAGGATGCCATGTTTGATCAGTTATTTAGAGAACATTTGGCGGGAATTTATCAGGCATTAAATGAGCCAATTCCTGAAGATGTTCGCAAGCCGGTAGAAGTGCATGAAAAACACAAAGAACACCGGCCCCAAAGTTTTATTCATCCGACAATTGATGGTGTCGGAGATGAGCAAGATTGGGATAAAGCGGGCCGGTTGGAAGTAGGCGGGGCGCGGGGTACAATGCACCGCAGTTCAGCTATTCAGCGGATTTGGTATGGAGTAGACCACCTTAATTTCTATTTGCGGATGGATTTCAAAAGTGGTATTCAATTCGGCAAAGATTGCCCGCCAGAAGTGAATTTGTTGTGGTATTATCCAGAGAAACCTTTGTGTAATAGTCCCGCACCTTTGGCGAGTTTACCCCATGAGGCACCGGTGAATTATTATTTCCACCACCATTTAGGAATTAATTTGCTAACACATTCGGTGTGGTTACAAGAAGCGTGCGAAAATCAACGCTGGAACCCGCGTCCGTCGCGTGCACAAGTTGCGGTGGATAAGTGTTTAGAATTGGCATTACCTTGGGCTGATTTACCCACGCATCCTGACTGGGGTTTGCGAATGGTGGTGATGTTGTCTGAGGGGGGCCTGTTTAAGGATTATTTGCCGGAAAATACCTTGATTTCGTTTGAAATGCCCTAA
- a CDS encoding COP23 domain-containing protein: protein MNRKIWRGFLVGVLLLTVAGCKEETPPRLKMNFVCKAGKNGIPTTYALTPIGQKPVIRWVSKYFEGSGYTPQRRCEEVTQKMQTAENNGVLNFITVGRENNQDVICFSTVKGGKCDLTLLTLKPNDSAGKAVEDLLNFGAAGPIEQSSSGPSIDFEKWVKSIPSEK from the coding sequence ATGAATAGGAAAATTTGGCGTGGTTTTTTGGTTGGGGTTTTGTTGTTGACGGTGGCCGGTTGTAAGGAAGAAACACCACCGCGTCTTAAAATGAATTTTGTTTGTAAGGCTGGGAAAAACGGCATACCCACCACCTATGCACTCACACCTATTGGACAAAAACCGGTTATTCGTTGGGTATCAAAATATTTTGAAGGTAGTGGATATACGCCGCAAAGACGTTGCGAAGAAGTGACGCAAAAAATGCAAACTGCTGAGAATAATGGCGTTTTGAATTTTATCACCGTTGGCAGAGAAAATAATCAGGATGTTATTTGCTTTTCTACTGTCAAAGGAGGGAAATGCGATTTAACCTTGCTTACTCTTAAGCCTAATGATAGTGCCGGTAAAGCAGTTGAGGATCTTTTAAATTTCGGTGCGGCGGGGCCCATTGAGCAAAGTAGCAGCGGGCCTTCTATTGATTTCGAGAAATGGGTTAAATCTATTCCGTCAGAAAAATAA
- a CDS encoding DUF4926 domain-containing protein — protein sequence MIEELDRIILTEDLSQYGLKKGDIGTVVLQHNNSNFYEVEFVTLDGDTIAIITLENTQIRPIAEREIATVRSLV from the coding sequence ATGATTGAAGAACTAGATAGAATTATTTTAACAGAAGACCTGAGCCAATATGGATTAAAAAAAGGAGACATTGGCACCGTAGTTTTGCAACACAATAACAGCAACTTCTACGAAGTAGAATTTGTTACCTTAGACGGTGATACCATAGCCATTATTACCTTAGAAAATACTCAAATTCGCCCCATTGCCGAGCGAGAAATTGCCACTGTTCGCAGTTTGGTTTAA
- a CDS encoding winged helix-turn-helix domain-containing protein has product MTYREAALIVLEASEQLMTVGEITEAGIKRGLIRPEDKTPVFTNMAVLYTDGRDGQSGRMKRIFARRKTRVGPGYVRLGLN; this is encoded by the coding sequence ATGACTTACAGAGAAGCAGCTTTGATTGTTCTGGAAGCATCAGAACAACTAATGACGGTTGGCGAAATCACAGAGGCAGGCATTAAACGTGGTTTGATTAGGCCAGAGGACAAGACGCCTGTTTTTACAAACATGGCCGTTTTATATACGGATGGGCGGGATGGCCAGAGCGGACGAATGAAACGCATCTTTGCACGGCGTAAAACTCGTGTTGGGCCCGGTTATGTTCGCCTGGGTTTAAATTAA
- a CDS encoding ribonuclease D, whose product MPYLTDADDMRNVIAKVSQFQILWIDTEVADYKSKKPRLSLIQVLADPRDLTGQQTYVFDVLDKPQITELFIDEIMADEEIEKVFHNASYDLRFLGKTTAKNVTCTLEMAKKLPYYLLPVPNLSLKTLASQICKFSEVDKEEQGSNWGKRPLTEKQLEYAHKDPVYLAHVYRVLLHLLNKNNPDPATENLNILAKRYQEIEHYWKLLDSEMTALQERIKKAMQAQSLSETTEFKLSVSERKTLKTGFAKLAELAQSRGLELDFSITLTKVLQEVLGDAMDELAVDVEKTTVCRLTTKFSDNEESNE is encoded by the coding sequence ATGCCTTATTTAACCGATGCGGATGACATGAGAAACGTGATTGCCAAAGTTTCCCAATTTCAAATTCTCTGGATAGATACAGAAGTTGCGGACTATAAAAGCAAAAAGCCGAGACTTTCTTTGATTCAAGTTTTAGCAGACCCCAGAGACCTCACCGGCCAACAAACCTATGTGTTTGATGTTTTAGATAAACCCCAGATAACTGAGCTTTTTATTGACGAAATCATGGCAGATGAAGAAATAGAAAAAGTCTTTCATAATGCCAGCTATGACTTGAGGTTTTTAGGAAAAACAACGGCAAAAAATGTAACCTGTACCCTAGAAATGGCAAAAAAACTGCCCTACTATCTTCTCCCCGTCCCTAATTTATCTCTCAAAACTTTAGCTAGTCAAATTTGTAAATTTTCCGAGGTCGATAAGGAAGAACAAGGTAGCAACTGGGGAAAAAGACCTCTGACTGAAAAACAGCTAGAATATGCTCACAAAGATCCAGTTTATTTAGCTCATGTTTACCGCGTTTTATTGCATTTGCTTAATAAAAATAACCCCGATCCTGCTACGGAAAATTTAAACATCTTGGCGAAACGCTATCAGGAAATTGAGCATTATTGGAAACTTTTAGACTCAGAAATGACGGCGTTACAAGAACGAATTAAAAAAGCAATGCAGGCCCAAAGCTTATCAGAAACTACTGAGTTTAAACTGTCTGTATCTGAGCGAAAAACCCTGAAAACCGGCTTTGCAAAATTGGCTGAACTTGCACAAAGTCGCGGCTTAGAATTAGATTTTTCAATTACCTTGACAAAAGTGCTACAAGAAGTATTAGGAGATGCAATGGATGAGTTAGCGGTGGATGTGGAAAAAACAACAGTGTGCCGGTTAACTACCAAGTTTTCAGACAATGAAGAAAGCAATGAATAG
- a CDS encoding serine protease → MKKQRLFFTAFLGSLLLISPVFYGCNSSSKKPETTAAIPQSSQQNLEELAKSITVKVMAGKSGGSGTIINKKGDVYTVLTNQHVVNLGTPHRIQTPDGKIYDAEIDKIYDAEIDKNVNSKEKDLALLQFRSSADYQVAEFPENVEENEFFKALKVGDELVAAGFPSEQNNLKIARGKIAVLPEKSLQGGYRLGYDNAIEKGMSGGPVLNNRGELIAVNGRDAYPVFGDPFVFEDGSRPSENDKNKMMAVSWGVGVPVLAKLAPSLVETQELSLTGIPNDVREIAKKITVRIDYAGYNGSGVIIARDGNNYYVLTAHHVAKNENKEVVTPDGKRYPVNESTVKSLERQADLAVLQFSSSENYQVATLGNYSLDEKRLVFTYGWGKAEGKKAKPKFTPGFIFGKEDGSIYAKDPGSLTYGYELVYTNITQGGMSGGPVLDTQGRVIGIHGRAEGNDIDGIQYGYSLGVPIKTFVADLKSAESKLKMKQKLSLETSIPASVDENDKFSIYFTELFKLKIPQDKTKAKDWINYGNQLWRIELYKEAIAAFEEAIKLNRDLDQAWYARGLALSYNREYQKGFESFDKATKINPKFYQSWRWRGGLLSQYLNNPEEALKSFDKAISINNQDFTLHLSRGNVLRDLKRYQDAVTAYKKAIELNKNHSWSYFNLGNARRDLKDDQGAIEDYTEAIKINPNLAEAYINRGLVRRNLKDDQGAIEDFTKGISINPNLAEAYINLGFARSHLKKYEDAIEDFTKGISINPNLAEAYIGRGVARSEIGKYEDAIEDFTQAIKINPSYAEAYATRGAAYALTGETESGIKDFQKAAELFRQQGNMEGYQTAQKLVKQFQNQQ, encoded by the coding sequence ATGAAAAAACAACGTCTTTTTTTCACAGCCTTTTTAGGCAGCTTATTACTCATCTCCCCCGTCTTCTATGGCTGTAATTCCTCATCAAAAAAACCGGAAACAACCGCTGCAATTCCTCAATCCTCTCAGCAAAATTTGGAGGAACTTGCAAAATCTATTACGGTTAAAGTCATGGCCGGCAAATCAGGGGGATCGGGGACAATTATTAATAAAAAGGGGGATGTTTATACAGTTTTAACAAATCAGCACGTCGTCAACCTTGGCACCCCCCACCGCATCCAAACTCCCGACGGCAAAATTTATGATGCAGAAATTGATAAAATTTATGATGCAGAAATTGATAAAAATGTCAATAGTAAAGAGAAAGATTTAGCGCTGTTGCAGTTTCGTTCCTCCGCAGATTATCAGGTAGCGGAATTTCCAGAAAATGTGGAAGAAAACGAGTTTTTTAAGGCTTTGAAAGTGGGGGATGAACTTGTGGCGGCGGGTTTTCCTTCAGAGCAAAATAATTTGAAAATTGCGCGGGGAAAAATTGCTGTGCTACCTGAGAAATCCTTGCAGGGTGGTTATCGGCTGGGGTATGATAATGCTATTGAAAAAGGCATGAGTGGCGGGCCGGTTTTGAATAATCGCGGCGAATTAATTGCCGTTAATGGCAGAGATGCTTATCCGGTTTTTGGCGATCCGTTTGTGTTTGAAGATGGTTCTCGTCCCTCGGAAAATGATAAAAATAAGATGATGGCTGTGAGTTGGGGGGTGGGGGTGCCGGTGTTGGCAAAATTGGCTCCCAGTTTAGTTGAAACTCAGGAGTTAAGTTTAACAGGTATCCCTAATGATGTGAGGGAAATTGCTAAAAAAATTACTGTGCGAATTGATTATGCTGGGTATAATGGTTCGGGGGTGATTATTGCGAGAGATGGGAATAATTATTATGTTTTGACGGCGCATCATGTGGCAAAAAATGAAAATAAAGAAGTTGTTACCCCAGATGGAAAACGTTATCCGGTGAATGAAAGTACGGTGAAATCTCTTGAGCGGCAGGCTGATTTAGCAGTGTTGCAGTTTAGCAGTAGTGAAAATTATCAAGTGGCAACTTTGGGGAATTATAGTTTAGATGAAAAACGCTTGGTGTTTACCTATGGTTGGGGAAAAGCTGAAGGGAAAAAAGCCAAACCTAAGTTTACTCCGGGTTTTATTTTTGGTAAAGAGGACGGTTCTATTTATGCAAAAGATCCAGGTTCTTTGACTTATGGTTATGAGCTAGTTTATACGAATATAACTCAAGGTGGCATGAGTGGGGGGCCGGTTTTGGATACTCAAGGACGAGTGATTGGTATTCATGGACGTGCGGAGGGAAATGACATAGATGGAATTCAGTATGGCTATAGTTTAGGTGTGCCAATAAAAACTTTTGTGGCTGATTTAAAGTCAGCGGAAAGTAAGTTAAAGATGAAGCAAAAGTTGAGTTTGGAAACATCAATTCCTGCTTCTGTTGATGAAAACGATAAATTTTCAATTTATTTTACTGAATTATTTAAACTAAAAATACCCCAGGATAAAACAAAGGCAAAAGATTGGATAAACTACGGCAATCAGTTATGGCGAATTGAGTTATATAAAGAAGCTATTGCGGCGTTTGAGGAAGCAATTAAACTGAATCGGGATTTGGATCAAGCTTGGTATGCAAGGGGTTTAGCATTATCTTATAACCGGGAATATCAAAAAGGTTTTGAGTCTTTTGATAAAGCTACCAAAATTAACCCGAAATTTTATCAATCTTGGCGTTGGCGTGGCGGTTTACTAAGCCAATATTTAAACAATCCTGAAGAGGCGTTGAAATCTTTTGATAAAGCAATTAGTATTAATAATCAAGATTTTACCTTGCACTTATCCAGAGGAAATGTGTTGAGAGATTTAAAACGCTATCAGGATGCTGTTACTGCTTATAAGAAGGCTATTGAGCTTAATAAAAACCATTCTTGGAGTTACTTCAACCTAGGAAATGCACGCAGGGATTTAAAAGACGATCAGGGTGCAATTGAGGATTACACTGAAGCTATTAAAATTAATCCTAACTTGGCCGAAGCTTACATCAACCGGGGGCTTGTACGCCGGAATTTAAAAGACGATCAGGGTGCGATTGAGGATTTCACTAAAGGTATTTCAATTAATCCTAACTTGGCCGAAGCTTACATCAACCTGGGGTTTGCACGCAGCCATTTAAAAAAATATGAGGATGCGATTGAGGATTTCACTAAAGGTATTTCAATTAATCCTAACTTGGCCGAAGCTTACATCGGCCGGGGGGTTGCACGCAGTGAGATAGGAAAGTATGAGGATGCGATTGAGGATTTCACTCAAGCTATTAAAATTAATCCTAGCTATGCCGAAGCTTACGCCACCCGGGGGGCTGCATACGCTTTAACTGGAGAGACCGAAAGTGGAATAAAAGATTTTCAAAAAGCCGCAGAATTGTTTCGCCAGCAAGGGAATATGGAAGGTTATCAAACCGCCCAAAAATTAGTAAAACAATTTCAAAATCAACAATAA
- a CDS encoding DUF3386 domain-containing protein codes for MTEQNQARDLFKAAYENRYTWDSNFPGYSADIELKQGEEEYRGQIKINGDMTVEVTGIEGEEISQSVYTQLRDIVTHRKRNSFEDSHSKNSFTLGETDDTGASEILVKGDSMGSNYKIRGKEICQVSRVMGRVAFVIDTYETLDTGNGYLATGYDVVFRNPQTNEIITERQHQDKFEKVGDYYLMTQQVIHAKEKGQEITTEFNFTNIKLLVPATV; via the coding sequence ATGACCGAACAAAATCAAGCACGAGATTTATTTAAAGCCGCTTACGAAAACCGCTACACCTGGGATAGCAACTTCCCCGGTTATAGCGCCGACATCGAATTAAAACAAGGCGAAGAAGAGTATCGCGGTCAAATTAAGATTAACGGCGATATGACAGTCGAAGTCACCGGCATTGAAGGCGAAGAAATTAGCCAAAGCGTATATACTCAACTGCGCGATATTGTCACCCACCGTAAACGCAATAGCTTTGAAGACTCCCACAGCAAAAACTCATTTACCCTCGGAGAAACCGACGACACCGGCGCCAGCGAAATTTTAGTTAAAGGAGACTCAATGGGCTCTAATTATAAAATACGAGGCAAAGAAATTTGCCAAGTAAGCCGCGTCATGGGAAGAGTCGCCTTTGTCATAGACACCTACGAAACTTTAGACACCGGCAACGGATATCTCGCCACCGGCTATGATGTCGTATTCCGCAACCCCCAAACCAACGAAATTATCACAGAACGTCAGCATCAAGATAAATTCGAGAAAGTAGGCGATTATTATCTAATGACACAGCAAGTCATCCACGCCAAAGAAAAAGGCCAAGAAATCACCACCGAGTTTAACTTCACGAATATTAAACTACTCGTGCCGGCCACCGTTTAA
- a CDS encoding Uma2 family endonuclease, giving the protein MSTTEKVRWTTEDLEFLPDNGNRYEIIEGELIVTRAPHWKHQSVANNVCVELTNWSRRTKLGKAVQVPGIIFTDADNVIPDVVWISNERLAEVLDEAGHLRGAPELVVEVLSPGEEQEKRDRQSKLKLYSVQGVREYWIFDRQQQKVEVYRRENGILKLAMTLFKEDDLTSPLLPEFSVPVGGLFE; this is encoded by the coding sequence ATGTCAACTACAGAAAAAGTCCGCTGGACAACCGAGGATTTAGAATTCTTGCCAGATAACGGCAACCGTTATGAGATAATTGAAGGAGAATTAATCGTGACAAGAGCCCCCCACTGGAAACATCAATCAGTTGCTAACAATGTTTGTGTAGAGTTAACAAATTGGTCACGGCGCACAAAGTTGGGCAAGGCTGTGCAAGTCCCTGGAATTATTTTCACGGATGCTGATAATGTCATCCCTGATGTGGTTTGGATCAGCAATGAACGGTTAGCCGAAGTATTAGATGAAGCCGGCCATTTACGGGGAGCACCAGAATTAGTGGTAGAGGTGTTATCTCCGGGTGAAGAACAGGAAAAACGCGACCGGCAATCAAAGTTAAAATTATACTCAGTTCAAGGTGTGCGGGAATACTGGATTTTTGACAGGCAACAGCAAAAAGTAGAAGTTTATCGGCGGGAAAACGGTATTTTGAAATTAGCGATGACGTTGTTTAAAGAAGATGATTTAACCAGTCCTTTATTGCCGGAATTTAGCGTGCCGGTGGGGGGTTTGTTTGAGTAG
- a CDS encoding DUF4178 domain-containing protein, translated as MVSTSSLDRLQSLRAGDAFSYYKLNYSVKDYSSYTDAKGYQTEEWLLNTHSDLEYYLLREVDPDNSSHLVNWYLSEEVAEPSLFNAENQDNILTYVWKNMQEHNTPYPELKLYGDSYYFESKTEGSYEGDYDKTTRITWDYWDRSHQRNLAIEAWPDGDLHVYLTKLIKPEQITIIEKQLVKKTSNPFPIFQVIFSVGLIIWGLLLVMG; from the coding sequence ATGGTTTCAACTTCTAGTTTAGACCGCTTACAAAGTTTGCGAGCAGGCGATGCTTTCAGTTATTACAAACTAAACTATTCTGTCAAAGATTATAGCAGCTATACTGATGCAAAAGGTTATCAAACGGAAGAATGGTTACTGAATACTCACAGCGACTTAGAATATTACTTACTGCGAGAAGTTGACCCAGATAACTCCAGCCATTTGGTTAACTGGTATTTATCTGAAGAAGTCGCAGAACCTAGTTTATTTAATGCAGAAAACCAAGATAATATCCTTACTTATGTGTGGAAAAATATGCAAGAACATAATACTCCTTATCCTGAACTAAAGCTTTATGGAGATAGCTACTATTTTGAATCAAAAACTGAAGGTAGCTATGAGGGAGACTATGATAAAACTACCCGCATCACTTGGGATTATTGGGATAGAAGCCATCAACGCAATTTAGCAATTGAAGCATGGCCGGATGGGGATTTGCACGTTTATTTAACCAAACTCATTAAGCCAGAACAAATCACGATTATTGAGAAACAATTGGTCAAAAAAACTTCTAATCCCTTTCCAATTTTTCAAGTGATTTTTTCCGTAGGCTTGATCATTTGGGGTTTACTTTTAGTGATGGGTTAA
- a CDS encoding site-specific DNA-methyltransferase, with translation MTSASLFEVNDLENTNRLEVSADLGNLWELNGTIHEYAYLTHNFFRYYGKFPSALAKRVINEFIETNGPANIIDNYSGSGTTLVEAVIAGHNAIGVDINPLGVLAANVKTTFLPAQALEDACRKILLVAKDFLESGEAEIAIDHLPMEELEKWFSLQATLELCALRHAIYGFESGTIKDFYLLAFASIIRRVSRAYDGEVRPHINKGKAPRSPLEVFEKKSLDMCQRMKEFGVAVKGEATAACYLGDNRALIKSSEFASESFDLALTHPPYVNCFDYLPVYRLELLWLDGLFNQWSVQSRNLLGSDYLDYKQLRKLETRSWPANPQVIESYRIGNLQMLEGLWQLLRPGAMCCVVIGDSTIKGELLPVHRWFIEMGEMAGFRHKQTIYRTTHYGTGKYAYKNRADYHGKAEKRDAILVFNKPKSG, from the coding sequence GTGACTTCAGCAAGCCTTTTTGAAGTGAACGACTTGGAAAACACTAATCGACTCGAAGTTTCGGCTGATCTTGGCAATTTATGGGAGTTGAACGGCACAATCCATGAATATGCTTATCTGACGCACAACTTCTTTCGCTACTATGGAAAATTTCCTTCTGCATTGGCGAAGAGAGTCATTAATGAGTTTATAGAAACCAATGGCCCCGCCAACATCATTGACAACTATTCAGGAAGCGGAACAACCCTTGTGGAAGCAGTTATTGCAGGTCATAATGCGATAGGTGTCGATATTAATCCGCTTGGTGTCTTGGCGGCTAATGTAAAAACGACTTTCTTGCCAGCGCAGGCTTTGGAGGATGCGTGTCGAAAAATCTTACTTGTTGCAAAGGACTTTCTCGAAAGCGGCGAGGCTGAAATAGCTATCGATCACCTGCCGATGGAAGAATTGGAGAAATGGTTCTCCCTTCAAGCAACCTTAGAATTGTGCGCCTTACGTCACGCTATTTACGGTTTTGAGTCTGGCACGATTAAAGATTTTTATCTGTTAGCCTTTGCCTCCATCATCCGCAGGGTTTCGAGAGCTTACGATGGTGAAGTGCGGCCTCATATAAACAAAGGTAAAGCGCCTCGTTCACCACTGGAGGTTTTTGAAAAGAAGTCGTTGGATATGTGCCAGAGGATGAAAGAATTCGGCGTAGCTGTCAAAGGCGAGGCCACTGCTGCCTGTTATCTTGGCGATAACCGGGCATTAATCAAGTCCTCAGAGTTTGCTAGCGAATCATTTGATTTGGCTTTAACACACCCGCCCTATGTGAATTGCTTCGATTACCTACCTGTTTACCGTCTTGAACTTCTGTGGCTGGATGGCTTATTTAATCAATGGTCTGTGCAATCTCGTAATTTGTTAGGGAGCGACTACTTAGACTATAAGCAACTGCGGAAGTTGGAAACACGCAGTTGGCCTGCGAACCCACAAGTCATTGAGAGTTATAGGATAGGTAATCTGCAAATGCTCGAAGGGCTATGGCAATTGCTCCGCCCCGGTGCAATGTGCTGTGTTGTGATCGGTGATTCAACAATCAAAGGGGAGCTTCTTCCGGTGCATAGGTGGTTCATCGAAATGGGAGAGATGGCTGGATTTAGACACAAGCAGACAATTTACCGCACGACACACTATGGAACCGGAAAGTATGCTTATAAAAACCGCGCCGATTATCACGGCAAAGCCGAAAAACGTGACGCTATTCTCGTCTTCAATAAACCTAAATCGGGTTGA